In Candidatus Paceibacterota bacterium, the genomic stretch GCGCGCGACCTGATTTAGCAAAATCATGTCGCCCCAATGTCCTTTGAGGGGCGACTCGCGCGCTTTTCCAATTTTCTTACGTACGCTTCTTGTTTTCAAAACTCTTCTTTCGGAGTCGCACATTCTTCGGAGTAATTTCTAGATATTCATCCTCATTCATTGTTTCAAGTCCTCGCTCGATCGTGACGGTGAGCGCGGGGACGAGATAAATTCCTTCGTCGTTTCCGGATGAGCGCATGTTGGAAAGTTGTTTTCCTTTGCATGGATTCACGAACATTTCTTCGCCTTTTGTTGTGTTTCCAATTACCATTCCTTGATAGACCTCTGTTGTGGGTTCGATATAAATGACTCCTCGCTCCTGAAGATTCCAGAGTGCGAATGCAAGCGCTTTTCCAGCTTCCATAGAGATCATTGCGCCTTCAGGTTTCTTTCGAATTTCTCCAGCGTATTCTCGGAATTCTACAAATCGTGACGAAAGAATTCCTTCGCCTTTGGTATCAATGACGAATTCACCTCGATAGCCCAAGAGCCCTCGAGTTGGAATATCAAAAAGAATTCGAGCGTTTCCGTCTTTCACTTTCATATCTTTCATAATGCCTTTTCGACGTCCCATTTTCTCGATGATCGCTCCCGTTACTTCTTCTTTCGCATCAATCATCGCTTCCTCGTACGGCTCCATTTTCACGCCGTTCACTTCTTTAATGATCGCTTCTGGTTGAGACACTTGAAGCTCAAATCCTTCTCGGCGCATTGTTTCAAGCAAAATTCCAATGTGAAGTTCGCCTCGTCCGAACACCCGGTAGGCTTCCGGATCTGAATCAAAATCAACCTTGAGTCCGACGTTCACTTCGAGTTCTTTTTCAAGCCGTTCGCGGATTTGTCTTCCAGTCACAAATTTTCCTTCGCGTCCGGCAAAAGGGGAATCGTTTACGAGAAACCCAAGGGAAATAGTCGGCTCATCAATTGCGATAGCTGGAAGAGCGACAGTTTCTTCTTTGTCGGTGATTGTCTCTCCAATATAAATTTCTGGAATTCCGGCGAGCATGACGATGTCACCAGCGACAGCTTCTTGAGTTTCTTTTCGAGCTGTTCCTTCAAATGTGAAAAGCTTGCTGATTTTTCCTTTGATCACTTTTCCAGTTGGATCTTTTGCAATGACGTTGCTTCCAGATTTGATTGTTCCTTCGTAGACACGCGCGATACCCATGCGTCCGAGGAAGTTGTCGTATGCGAGGTTGAAAACTTGCGCTTGAAGCGGGGCTTCTGCACTTTTGTTTGCAGCAGGAACTTGTTCGAGAACTACGTCGAGAAGGGGATTTAAATTTGCGCTCTCGTCTTTGAGTTCACGTTTTGCAATACCTTGTCGACCGATAGCGTAGACTGTCGTGAAATTAAATTGGTCGTCATTTGCGCCGAGCTCGAGGAAGAGTTCATGAAGCGCTTCTTTTGTCCCTTCTGGGTCTGCGGCAGGCTTGTCGATCTTGTTGATAACGACAATCGGCTTCAAACCAAGTTCGAGAGATTTCTTGAGCACGAATCGCGTTTGTGGCATCGGACCTTCCTGCGCGTCGACAATGAGGAGCACGGTATCAATAGAACGAAGCACGCGTTCTACTTCAGAACCGAAGTCGGCGTGTCCCGGAGTGTCCACGATATTTATCTTTGTGTCTTTATAGAAGAGGGAAGTGTTTTTGGCATAAATAGTAATACCACGCTCTTTTTCAAGTGCATTTGAGTCCATTGAAGCGCCTTCCTCCGCCATTCCGTTTTGTTTCAGAATTGCGTCTGTGAGAGTGGTTTTCCCGTGGTCGACGTGCGCGATGATTGCTATGTTGCGTATCTCCATTTTGGTAAATAAAAAACGAGCGATCGCTCAATTTCGTGCTTCTATTTAAACAAATTTCTGTTAAAAAGTCAAACTCTGCTTTTTTATTGACAGGAGGGTTTAAGGCCTCTATTGTGAGTTCTGGAATTGGAGAAGTGCTAGGCGTTAAACCACGTTTGGAGGAGGTGCCATGGGAAGTCTTACAGGTAGGAAAGCGGTTGTTACGGGTGCCAGTCGAGGGATTGGCGAAGCCATTGCAAATCGGCTGATGATTGAGGGCGCGCGGGTTGCGTGCGTGAGCAGACATCCTGATCTGGAGTCCGACACTATACTGGTCGAAGGCGCAGGGAAGAAAAACTACGCCGCTGACGTCTCGGTTGAAGTATCTGTTCGGAGTGCTGTGGAACAGATCCTCAAGGATTTCGGTTCGGTGGATATCCTGGTCAACAACGCGGGGGTCACGGCCGACGGCCTCTTCATGAGGATGAGCTTGGAGCAATGGAGAAAAGTCTTTACCACTAACGTGGACGGAGCATACTTGTTTTCCAACGCTCTCGCTCGGGCGCTCATGAGGTCGGAACAGGGCAGGATCGTGAACATCAGTTCGGTGGTTGCCTTTACCGGTAACGCTGGCCAGGCAAATTACTGCGCCGCCAAGGCTGCGCTCATCGGGATGACTAAATCCCTTGCGCGCGAATTCTCTTCGAGGGCTGTGACAGTGAATGCCATCTGTCCCGGATTTATCGAGACAGACATGACGGCCGGAATTCCGCTCGACAAGAAGGCACAGTTCCTGAAAGAAACTCCGCTTGGGCGTTTCGGCAAGCCGGGAGAGGTGGCCAGCCTTGTGGCCTACCTGTGCTCTGCCGAAGCTGGTTTCATCACCGGCCAAGTTCTTTCAATTGACGGCGGACTCGCGATGTAGGGATTTTTGAAGATGAAGACGAATGCTCTGGTAGAACCCGGAGCATTTTTTATTTTTTACCACGTAAGCGAGTCCCATATCTTTTGGGAAACTCACTGGGCTCTGCGCAAAACAAAGGAGCTTTTTAGGAAAATTGAATTGTTTGAGAAAACCGCCCTCTGTAAGAAGGGCGGTTTTCGAGTTTTCAATTTTCCGTGAAGAAAAGTGACTATTGTTTAAGCGGAGAACCAGTGGGGCTGTTTTCCAAAAGGTATGGGTGAGTGTCTTCTTACCCCTTCACCTCCTCAGGCGTCTTCGAAGCTCGTACCGTGAGCATTATGATATTTCCGGAAGTGTCTCGAATGACTGGGTCTTTGACCTCGTCAAATTTTCCATCTCCATCATCAGAGTGGAGCATTACGATATAATCTTTTCCTTCAACCATTTTGTTGTTGCCAAGATCGATGCTTCCTGGATTTGTTCCAGCAGGAAAATATTTTGCGCCGATAACTTTTCCGGGAACTCCCGCATTATCTTCATGCACTGCTACCCATCCTCCATTCGCGAATGTTACTGAATCTAGATAGAGAGTACTGCCAGGGAATTGCGCACCTACTGCGAGCTTATCGCCGCCCGCTGAAACCATTGTGTTTGTTGGAGTTGGCGTTGCCTCTGTCGTTGATGGAGTAGAATTTCTAGTAAAAAGATATGTTCCAAGCGCGAGGACGACAATAACGACTACGATGCCGATAATCATATTTTTCGAACTTGAATTTGTTGTTGGTTCCATTTAATTAAATATTAATGAATAAAACAAGAACTCTTTTGCTTCATTTAGTATAGCACTTATGCCTCTTGCTAAAATTTCATTTTAGATTCCGAATTTTTTTCGCAGTGACCAGAGGCGGAATATCATGCATGCCATATTCTCGTTATAGATCAGATCTTTTTTTATCATTTGAAATGCTTTGTCTATAGAGACGGGTACGACCTTAATATCCTCGTCCTCATCTTTCAGAAGACGATCGGGAGTGAGTTTTGTTGCAACATAAGCGAAGCGTCTCCATACCCAGGATTGCCCGCCTTCTGCGAGACGAAAAAGTTTCAGATTTTTTGCCCGCACTCCCGCTTCTTCGCGGAGCTCTCTTTGTGCAGCCCGAACAGGGGTTTCTCCCTTCTTTACTTTTCCTGCTGGCAGGGCCCAGATATATTTTTTGATTCGCGAACGGTATTCGCGGATGAGGAGAAGGCGTTTCTTCGCATCGATAGGAAGGATCATAACGCTTGGCGGACGATGCATTGTCTCGAAGACTTCTTTTTTACCAGAAGGCATTACCGCGATAGCGCGCTTCACTTCAAAGGTGTGTCCCTTGAAAACTGTCTTATATTTCCCAATTTTTGCGCGAGGTTTTTGCATAGAAATGGTAAATAAAAGGGGTAATCTCCTAGTATAGCACCCCGCGGCAAAATTTTCTAGAAAATTTTGCCGCACCCCCTTTATCTATTTAAAAGACCCGATCGGAAAATGTCCGGCTTATGAGAACTTATTTTTAGTATTTCAATCGGGAAGGGGAATTTCCCCTTTGCATTTTCCAGCGCATTTCCTAAACCATCTTGATCATATCCGAGCGCGACCACGTCTGGCTTGTTTTTGAGAATGACATTCCATGTTCCGAGTGTTTCATCGGCTTCAATTACGTAGTCCGCAATTTTTTCTGCTCCCAGATCCGCAATTCTTTTTTGGAGCGAAAAGCGGGGAGAATGTTTCTTTAATGTTTCAACGTGTTCATCACGAGCAACTGCTACGATGAGTATGTCGCCAAACTTTTTCGCTTCGCGCAAAAAATGCCGGTGTCCCTCATGTACTCCGTCAAAGGTGCCAAAAACTAAAACTTTTTTACCGTTTTTCATGTTAGGAGAAAATAAGAAGCAGTGTTCCTGCGATCATTACACCGATTGCAAAAAATTTTTGTAGGATGTCTCGTCCAGAGAGTTTTTCTTTCCCCAATTTGGGGAGGAAAACAGTAAGTATGATACCGATTATAAATACGAAGAGGGGCTGGAGACTATTTACAAGAAGGAGAAGTGCGATTGGTACCAAAAGACTTACGTAGTTGGAAGCAAGTTTTGCTACAAAACTTAGGACTTCCCCCAGGATATTTACAAGAACAAATCCTGCCGTATTTTGTCTCATGAGGCTTAAAAATTGCTGTCGATAAGATTTGATGCAGATAAATAAAAAGAGAGAGAAAATCACAATACCGGCATATTCCCAAAATACGCTTGCCCAGAAATTCTCTTGGAGCGCGATGATTTTGAATAGGAGAATTGAAAGTGAGACCAAGAACGCCGCGCCCATCATTTTCAAGAGAATACCTTTTTTAATTTGTGCCGATTTCTTGTCAAAGGAAATTGAGATACTGATAGCCCCCAAGATGATTAAAAATCCTCCGATAATTTGTATATTTCGCAATGTTTCTCCAAGAAAGAAAAATCCGAGAATATAGCCGAAAATAGGAATGAATTGCCATAATGGTGTGATGACAGAAGCTTCTTCATATTCAAGTGCGGAAAAATAGGGAACGTAGGAACCAACCAAAAACATTCCGCTTAGGATGATGACAAGGGCGTGAGGGAAAGAGATGCTGATTTGGGAAGGAATTGAAATTCCAATTACAAGGCAAAATAGGATACTTATGAGGCCAGTAAAAATAACGAGAGAGCCAATTCCGCCTTTTTCAGAAGTGCGGTTCTTAAAAAAACGTTCGACAAGGTATTTGTCAACGTGATTGTTGATTGAATAGAGAAGGGGAGGTGCGAGTGCGATGATAAACCATTTCATAGAAAATAAGTATACGCCCGCGCAAACTTTTTAAAAAGTTTGCGCGGACAAGCAAGAAAACGCAAAACCCGATCTCCATGTGAGATCGGGGTTAAAAGTAAGAAGAGGGGGATTCCGCTAAAAACTGCGGATATGGGGTGGGAGTATTTCGAAAATTTCAGATGAAAAAGAAAAAATCGAAACTACCAGGTGGGACGGACTCCCCGCTCTTCTCGCTTCGTAAACATGTGAACTTTACTACCTATTATAATACTACCATATCTGATTTAAAAAGTCAAGTACCTTATTTTGATTGACATTAAGGAGTATAGGCTCTTAAATAGAGTATAGATAAGTCATTTCCCGAGAATTCTCGTAGGGAGAAAGGCTACGTAATTTATTGTTTGGGCAATCGTCATCCATTAAGCATCTTTAAAAGTTTTTAATACTAGGTAATATGAAAAAAATTATACAAAAAGACGAAGTTCTCATCTCGTCTCGGTGGGGGAAAGAACTCCATCGACTTGTCTCTGTGATCGCAGTTTCCTCACTTCTTTTAGGTGTTGTGGCTCCTTTGAGCGCGACAGCTGCTGCTGGTAACTACGAGATAACTCTTAGTTCGCAACAGGTTGGACCATTTTCTATAACTTTGAACGGTACTGCAAGCGGTGATCCTATTGTCGGGAAATGTGATGCACAACATATTTCTGTTTTGAGTTGGGATGTTGCACATGGTCAGCTACCTACACCCGAAGATGTTACTTTACAAAATTTTGGTTGCAATGATAAGGTTTTAGTAACTGATTGGGCAGCTTCTCATGTATATGCAAATGCCGGCACCTATACTATTCAGGTTAGAATTTATCATGCAAACCCTACTGGTGCAGAAGGTTCGGATGTTGCAACGATCGATGTTCCAGTAATTATTCCTCCTGCGACTCTTACGGTTATTAAAGAGGTGGTTAACAGTACTCAATCAGCCGATGACTTCACTATAAATGTAACTGGTAATGGCGCTTCTCCCGCATCATTTCCAGGTGTTGAATATCCGGGGCAAGTTGTAAGTCTCCAGCCTGGTGATTACAGTGTTTCTGAAGCGAGTACTACGGACTACACCGCGTCTTTTTCAGCCGATTGTACTGGTTCAGTAGCGTCCGGAGACAGTAAGACCTGCACGGTTACGAACACTTTTGTCCCTCCTCCGACCCCTACGCCCACTCCAACTCCTTCTCCAACGCCGACACCAAGTCCAACTCCGACTCCAACTCCTTCTCCTACACCTACCCCCACACCGTCTCCAACCCCAACACCGAGCCCAACTCCCTCACCGACACCAGAACCTACTCCTTCGCCCACCCCAGAACCAACTCCAATACCAAGCGTGACGCCAACCCCAAGCCCCACGCCATCACCCACCCCGTCTCCAACGCCGGAACCAACACCATCACCGACACCAGAACCTACTCCTTCCCCAACTCCACAAGCAACTCCAAGCCCAACTCCGGAAATAACTCCTAGTCCTACACCTACTCCAGATGGTGGCGGAGGGGAAACTCCAACCCCGACTCCAGAAGCGACTCCGTCTCCAACACCCGAGCCTACTGCCTCTCCGACTCCTGAACCAACAGCCAGTCCAACTCCAGAACCAACTCCCTCTCCTACTCCTAACAATGGCGGAGGCGAAAATCCTACACCAACTCCGACTCCTTCTTCCACGCCATCACCAACTCCGAAACCGCATCATTCAGGATCTTCTGGGGGACGTGTAGGTACGGGCGGAGGTGGTAGTGTGCTTGGAATATCCACTGGGCCTGGTGAAGTGCTTGGAGCTGAAGCTTGCAGTGTGTATCTCAAAACATATATACATTATGGATGGAAAAATGATCCAGAAGATGTAAAAAGACTCCAGACATTGCTCAATAGCTATCTGAAAATCAATCTTCCAATTAGCGGTTTTTATGGTCCGATGACGAGAGACGCCGTAAATAGACTCCAGGTTATGAATTGGCAAGAAGTGTTAGCTCCTTGGGTACCATTCGGCTTGCCAACGGCACATACTCCGACCGGATATGTTTACAAGACCACACAACGCTTCATCAATAATTATATTTGTCCGACTCTCAACCTTCCGATTCCGCAACTTCCGTAAAATGCTTTGAGAGAGGAAATCCTCCTTGTTTTTCAATTGCCTTTTGTGTTCTAATAGTTCATGGGTAATTTTCTCAAGCACCACTTTATTCCCCATGAAGGGAATGAATACAAGCCACACTTTTTAAGAGAAGCTTCGATTGCTTCGCTCATCTCTCTTGCTCTCATTCTTTTTCTCGGTTCAATTTCGTATGGAATTGTAGCGACCAAAACAAATATTTTGGCGTCTATTTACCCGTCTCTGGTTGTTAATCTTACAAATGAAAACCGAACTGCACAGGGCGATCTTCCTCTCCAAGTAAATCCGCTTTTAGAAAAATCGGCGGGATTCAAGGCAGAAGATATGGCGGAGAAAGGATATTTTGCCCACACCTCTCCGGAAGGGCTCACTCCATGGCATTGGTTTGATCTTGCTGGCTACGCGTATATCTATGCCGGAGAAAATCTTGCTGTGAATTTTTCTGACACGGATACAGTAGTGAATGCGTGGATGAATTCTCCGACGCACCGGGAAAATATTCTCAATAATCATTTTACGGAGATTGGCATCGCCACTTCTCACGGAGTATATAAAGGAAGAGATACGATTTTCGTCGTCCAAGATTTTGGAACTCCATCTCTCGCATCTGCAGAGGGGAATGTCCGGCCGGTTTTGAAAGAGGTGAAAAGCATTGCTCCTATTTCACAGGTACAAGTCTCTCCTGAAGTAGCCGGTGAGAGTGTGAAAAAAGATTTTGTGCAGGCAGAAGCGCCGCTTCAGACTTTTGTTGCTGTGAAAAATGAGGCCGCTGTATCTTCCGCACCCGCACAACAAGCTATAGATGGAAATTCTTTTCCGAAACTTTCGTGGTATCAAAGAGCGGTGCTTTTGTATCCCAAAATAGTGAGCGATGCATATATTGTCCTTGCCGGCATCGTTGTTCTTTCACTTGTCCTTCTTATCTTCATTGAAGTTAAAAAACAGCACCCAAAACATATTCTGTACGGATTTCTTGTTTTAGCATTAGTGCTTGTGCTACTCTACCTCTCTCGGGCAATTCTCTTCCCGCAGGTGATCATAATCTAAACACAAATGGCAGAACAGAGAATCAAAAAAGAGCTCGGAGAGTGGAAGGATATTTCCATCGTGAATCTTATCGATTCGCTTGTTGAGTATGCTCATGCAAACCACGCATCGGATATTCACATTGATCCATCGGAGAAAAAAGTGCGAGTGCGGCTTCGTATTGACGGCGTTTTGGAAGAGCTTTGTGTATTTCCGAAAGACATTCATCCAGAAATTATTTCCCGAATCAAAATTCTGGCATCTTTGCGCACTGACGAGCATCAATCGCCCCAAGACGGACGTTTCCGGATTTCGCTTAAGTCGAAGTTCCCGATAGATGTGCGAGTTTCTATTGTTCCAACATTTTTCGGCGAGAATGCGGTGCTCCGGCTTCTGTCAGACAAAGCGGAAAGCATTTCTTTGGACATGCTTGGTTTAAACGAGAGAGATTACCAAAAACTTAAGAAAGCTGTGCAGAAATCTTCGGGAATGATCCTTGCTACCGGTCCGACCGGTTCTGGAAAGACCACGACGCTGTATACGATTTTGAAGATGCTCAATACCAAAGAAGTATCGATTATTACCATTGAAGATCCGATCGAATACGCGCTTGAGGGGATTGAACAGATCCAAGTAGACCCGCGAAGTTCGCTCACTTTTGCAAATGGTTTGCGCTCTATTTTGCGCCAAGATCCGAACATTATCATGGTAGGTGAGATCCGTGATACAGAAACTGCCGGCATTGCAGTCAACACCGCTCTCACAGGGCACTTGCTTCTCTCTACGCTCCATACAAATGATGCGGCGACAACGCTTCCGCGACTTCTTGATATGCACATTGAACCATTTTTGGTCGCTTCGACTGTCTCTGTCGCTATCGGCCAGCGGCTGGTGCGCACGCTCTGTCCGCATTGCAAGGTGCCGAAAACGCTTACAGAAGCGGAAAAGAAAACGCTCGAAGACATTTTTGCCGGAGTTCCGCTTCCGGAAAATCCCACGTTTTTTGAAGCGAAAGGCTGCGACGAATGCAGCACTGCAGGCTTTCGCGGACGAATCGGCCTTTACGAGGTCCTTGTCATGTCCCCAGCTATTCGAGAGGCAATATTGCGGAAGACTTCAGCCGCTGAAATAAAAACCATAGCTTTGCAAGAAGGCATGACTCCCATGGTTCGTGATGGTCTTGAAAAAGCCGCTCGCGGTCTCACTACCATTGAGGAAGTAATGCGTGTCGGCCATGAATAATCCCCGCCACACTTCAAAAGAACGCACTTCCCATCGGCCGTCTCTCCATTCTGAAATGGCGAAAAAAGTTCTTCCCAAAGTCGAAAAGAAAAAACATTTCGGGCACGCAATTGTTCCCAAACTTTCTCATTCGAGCAAAAAAATAAGAGCAAAAATGGGAGGCTTCCGGATGAAAGTCCAAGCATATTGGAAAACAGATCAAAAAAATAGGTTGCGGCTCAGCATGAAAGAGCGTTCCCATTTTGCCAAACGCCTTTCTTTTCTTATCTCCGGCGGAGTGCCGCTTCTCGAGGCTCTTTTTGTGCTTCAAAAGCAAAATCGCTCCCGGAGGAAAGAGAAATTTTTCGATTCTATTATCGCTGATATTTCAAATGGCCAGACGCTTTCGAAGGCACTCGTGAAATTTCCGAGAATGTTCGATGATTTTGCAGTGAATATTATTCGAGTCGGTGAATCAAGCGGGACCTTAAACCAAAATCTCCAGTATCTTGCCGAAGAGCTGAAAAAGAAAAATGTCCTTCGAAATAAAGTATTGAGCGCGCTTGTCTATCCGATTTTTATCACCATAACGACATTGGCCCTCACCATTTTGCTCACCATTTTTATTTTTCCTAAAATTCAGCCGATCTTCACTAGTCTTCGGGTTGCGATTCCTTTGACCACGAGAATACTTATTTTTACAAGCGCATTTCTTCGCGCCTATGGGCTCTGGCTTTTGGCAGCGCTCGTCGTTTCCGCTATAGTATTTTTGATTTTCCTCAAGAAATCAGAAGGTTTCCGAAAATTTTTCGACAGGAATATATTTCGCATTCCGCTTTTAGGGACGATTTTTCAGGGATATAACCTTGCTAACATTACCCGCACTTTGGGGCTTCTTTTGAAAAGCGGGGTCAAATTGAGCGAGGCGGTCATTGTGACCGCGGATACCACAGCTAACGTCATCTACAAACAAGAGCTCCATAATATTTCCGCAGGAGTGCTGAGAGGCGAGAAACTTTCTTTCTACATGGAGAAGAATAGAAAACTTTTCCCTGATCTTGTCTCTCATATGGTCGCGGTCGGGGAGGGGACGGGAAACCTTTCCAACACGCTCATCTATCTTTCTGAAAGCGAAGAGGCGGAAGTGGACGATCTGACCAAAAATCTTTCCAATTCCATCGAGCCCTTGCTTATGGTCTTTATGGGCCTTATTGTTGGATTTATAGCTGTTTCGGTCATAACGCCTATCTATGAAATTACCCAAAATCTTCATCCATAAAGAGAAGACATGCGGTTTCACTTTAATAGAAATTTTGGTCGTGATGGCGATTTTCACGCTTCTCTCTGGCCTCGGGTTGTTTATGACATTTGATTCCTATCGCGGAGCTTCTTCGCGTTCCGAGCGCGATACTGTGGTGAGTCTTTTGGAAAGGGCGCGCAGTCAGGCAATGAATAATGTTTGTTTTGGCGCTTCTTGCGTCGGAGGAAAAAGACACGGTATCTCCATTCAGTCCAACCAATACGTGATTTTTGAGGGAGGAAACTATGCCAGTCGTGACAGTGAGGTCGATCAAATTACCCCCGCTAATCCGACAGCCATCATAACTCCTATTGATGTGGTATTTGATCAGCTGACCGGAAAACTTTACCCGCAACTTTCTCCCGCGACAACCGAATTGATCATCACCATAAAGCAGGCCGACCGGCCCGATTCAATTATTTCAATCAACAATGAAGGCACGATCAATTGGTGATTTTTGCACCACAAAAATCATGTCAGAAGATTTTTAGCCGAAGGCGTAAAAATTTCTGACTCAAACATGAAAACTGAAAATACAAAACCAAAGATAAAAAACTCTCGAGGCTTCAGCACGCTTGAAATACTCATTGCTTTTTCTATTCTCATTTTGGCTTTGACGGCGCTTATTCTCGTGGTCTTCGGCAATCAATCGATCTTAATTGATACTCAGGTAAGCAATGAAGCGCTCCATAAAGCGGAAGCCTTGCTTGAGGGTGCGCGTGCCGATTCTCGCTTCGATTTTGGCCTCGTCAATCCGACCACAACAATAGAAGTGAGCGGTTCGCTCGCTTATACAAAAAAACTTGAAGTGCACCAGGTGGATTTATTTACCAAGGAAGTAAAGAGTATCGTAAGCTGGCTTGGTCCGAATGACCGCAATCTCTCCGTAACGCTCAGTACGCTTCTTACCAACCCTCAGGCGGTAGCCGGAGGAGATACATGCAGTTCTGTTCTTGAGGGTAATTGGAATGATGCGCAAATAACCGAGCCGATTGATGTGGGTACGACCTCCAGCGGAAATCCCGTGACCAGCGTGTACGCTTTCAATGAAAAACTCTATCTTACGACAGCAAATACTCATGGGCATAATGATGATTTTTATATATACGATCTTTCCGCTGATCCCAAACACCCCACCCAGATAATAAGCAGAGATACGAATGGTTTGACTCCTGGATTAAATGCGGTGACAGTTTCGAAAAATGGCGCAAACCAGTTTGCGTATGTAGGGAATGCAAATGATAGAAATTTTAAAACCTGTACGTCTGGACCGGGTTGTTCGCAACTGCAAGTGATAGATGTTACGAGTCCAAGTTCTCCTTCGGTCGTAGCTAGTTTCTTGCTTCCAACGAGCACGGCACCGTATGTCCTGGGAAATGTCACAAGTTCCAACGATCAAGCTGTCGGGAAAAGTATTTTTTATAAAGATGGATATGTTTATCTTGGATTGACGACCACTTCAAATGGGCCAGGTTTTCATATTATTGATGTGCATGATCCATTGCATCCAAGCTGGGTTGGCAGTTGGCCATCCCCAGCACTGGGATTTGGAAGTTCGGGCGCCCCCATTAACGCAATCTATGTTAAGAATAATTATGCATACCTCGCTCATCCTACAGGCCTCGCCGGCGGGTCTTCGGAACAATTGACAGTTCTTGATATCAGCAATCTATCCAGTCCCCAGCGCGTCAGTTCTTTTTTTGATAGCGGCGGTGTCGGGGGAAACGGGAAAAGCCTTGGTTTGGTTGGCAACAAATTATATTTTGGAAGGACAGCGACAAAAATTTCCGGAGCAACGGATTCTCGTCCAGAGTTTTACATTTTGAACAATGCTAATCCCACCTCTCTCCCAGCTGCTCCGCTCGGCACTCTTGCCTTGGCCACTGCCGAAAGCGCAAACGGAATACTTATCCGCGATTATCTCGCTTTTTTGACCACCACTAATTATTTTCAAATCTGGAATATTTCGAACCCCTCAAATATTTTAGCGGTCAAATCATTCTTTATGCCCGACATTGTGCATAGCGGGTCAACCGGTTCGGCATCAGGATGCGAGGGAAATTATATTTATGTTGGTTCGTATAGGACGAGTAACGATAAGGGGGTAATCCTTGTCGCATATCCAGGACTATGAAAACAACAGGCGGTTTCACTTTAATCGAATCGGTTGTCTACGTCGCTCTTTTAGCCCTCATCATGGGAGGAGTCTTGCCTCTGGTGTATCAAATTTTGCAGGGAAGCAATACTCTATCTGGAATAAATGCGGTACAAGAAGAGGCGAATTTTGTATTGCACAAAATCGATTGGGCGCTTGGCGGTATTTCAAATATCCTCTCTTCTTTTTCTGATGCCGACACCATTACCATACCCAGATACGATGGGAATCAGGTGCGTTTTCGGTTGAACACGGACAAAATCGAGATGAGCGAATCGGGCGGGACATATCTGCCGATCACTACAGCCAATGTGGCGGC encodes the following:
- the typA gene encoding translational GTPase TypA yields the protein MEIRNIAIIAHVDHGKTTLTDAILKQNGMAEEGASMDSNALEKERGITIYAKNTSLFYKDTKINIVDTPGHADFGSEVERVLRSIDTVLLIVDAQEGPMPQTRFVLKKSLELGLKPIVVINKIDKPAADPEGTKEALHELFLELGANDDQFNFTTVYAIGRQGIAKRELKDESANLNPLLDVVLEQVPAANKSAEAPLQAQVFNLAYDNFLGRMGIARVYEGTIKSGSNVIAKDPTGKVIKGKISKLFTFEGTARKETQEAVAGDIVMLAGIPEIYIGETITDKEETVALPAIAIDEPTISLGFLVNDSPFAGREGKFVTGRQIRERLEKELEVNVGLKVDFDSDPEAYRVFGRGELHIGILLETMRREGFELQVSQPEAIIKEVNGVKMEPYEEAMIDAKEEVTGAIIEKMGRRKGIMKDMKVKDGNARILFDIPTRGLLGYRGEFVIDTKGEGILSSRFVEFREYAGEIRKKPEGAMISMEAGKALAFALWNLQERGVIYIEPTTEVYQGMVIGNTTKGEEMFVNPCKGKQLSNMRSSGNDEGIYLVPALTVTIERGLETMNEDEYLEITPKNVRLRKKSFENKKRT
- a CDS encoding 3-oxoacyl-ACP reductase FabG codes for the protein MGSLTGRKAVVTGASRGIGEAIANRLMIEGARVACVSRHPDLESDTILVEGAGKKNYAADVSVEVSVRSAVEQILKDFGSVDILVNNAGVTADGLFMRMSLEQWRKVFTTNVDGAYLFSNALARALMRSEQGRIVNISSVVAFTGNAGQANYCAAKAALIGMTKSLAREFSSRAVTVNAICPGFIETDMTAGIPLDKKAQFLKETPLGRFGKPGEVASLVAYLCSAEAGFITGQVLSIDGGLAM
- a CDS encoding NUDIX hydrolase, coding for MQKPRAKIGKYKTVFKGHTFEVKRAIAVMPSGKKEVFETMHRPPSVMILPIDAKKRLLLIREYRSRIKKYIWALPAGKVKKGETPVRAAQRELREEAGVRAKNLKLFRLAEGGQSWVWRRFAYVATKLTPDRLLKDEDEDIKVVPVSIDKAFQMIKKDLIYNENMACMIFRLWSLRKKFGI
- a CDS encoding adenylyltransferase/cytidyltransferase family protein, whose product is MKNGKKVLVFGTFDGVHEGHRHFLREAKKFGDILIVAVARDEHVETLKKHSPRFSLQKRIADLGAEKIADYVIEADETLGTWNVILKNKPDVVALGYDQDGLGNALENAKGKFPFPIEILKISSHKPDIFRSGLLNR
- a CDS encoding EamA family transporter, which codes for MKWFIIALAPPLLYSINNHVDKYLVERFFKNRTSEKGGIGSLVIFTGLISILFCLVIGISIPSQISISFPHALVIILSGMFLVGSYVPYFSALEYEEASVITPLWQFIPIFGYILGFFFLGETLRNIQIIGGFLIILGAISISISFDKKSAQIKKGILLKMMGAAFLVSLSILLFKIIALQENFWASVFWEYAGIVIFSLFLFICIKSYRQQFLSLMRQNTAGFVLVNILGEVLSFVAKLASNYVSLLVPIALLLLVNSLQPLFVFIIGIILTVFLPKLGKEKLSGRDILQKFFAIGVMIAGTLLLIFS
- a CDS encoding CAP domain-containing protein; the protein is MGNFLKHHFIPHEGNEYKPHFLREASIASLISLALILFLGSISYGIVATKTNILASIYPSLVVNLTNENRTAQGDLPLQVNPLLEKSAGFKAEDMAEKGYFAHTSPEGLTPWHWFDLAGYAYIYAGENLAVNFSDTDTVVNAWMNSPTHRENILNNHFTEIGIATSHGVYKGRDTIFVVQDFGTPSLASAEGNVRPVLKEVKSIAPISQVQVSPEVAGESVKKDFVQAEAPLQTFVAVKNEAAVSSAPAQQAIDGNSFPKLSWYQRAVLLYPKIVSDAYIVLAGIVVLSLVLLIFIEVKKQHPKHILYGFLVLALVLVLLYLSRAILFPQVIII